A single Rhopalosiphum padi isolate XX-2018 chromosome 4, ASM2088224v1, whole genome shotgun sequence DNA region contains:
- the LOC132930174 gene encoding homeobox protein 2-like, translating into MGGKKAPSKNRLYEKERRDRLNVSFEELRTVLPPSDSNASLGKADIINHAIDLIRVLQNEKLKTSSMHRKELVRLQNKVTHLCTRIKHLISILKESKIKIPKDRSIKKTSIQNRSKIKLKKDSGVRNSNIKKFKNKQKLAQKVRPITLTTKPVNIPVLTSTKPTFILPNGHLIKIDTAPIIPQSQIIFDIPKILLLPDYKNSEVLIAPKKNDATITTSMNKRPIPSLVTYNRLLKENNLLKDNEVELTNNKKVNSKSENKNESNKIQKVEKNTNKNVIEKSDKLGCTEPVKSNDNRCTTSHTIEAIVKDINQDKNEKSIEREEIVTCRNISDENKHLLKSVETDNNKTTTNSPECLSTAQTTSTVVNSLSILTEENQRKSIETAKNIISCFDDIRLPIPNTDFSTDLFSSLQGPVGGHHADSMSPTEAFLLSFPLVSTSKNTNILNESEQTEMHSATPTTILQIGNLESPATELFQKNDDDCEKDQNKDKMKDQFGFNVKPYYNDGYLDINKKNDQHYGYKEVKKLKAIPPPQPTASTYHKTSYNDISSYYRTTQSNSDLWRYTSYNSFDKNLNKNTKKTDKSTSTAFANNVPYVPYDLNTVNSINTTTYIDTENYQEVWPHKPKQKKKQNEKSVPVNWMTDKSCQNSYAKKDDYNYQKKNNFDMSFDLQSEPKQAYSWSPSKTIPLLPHLDTNMPSTLPTLVGDLALNINTGSNTPFDQRVYECNKKNDNIIPVTSTEQNMLNYKSRSVNSNFLSVSQLVEQPKSNDKRKGRSCAKDYCCVYQNQKTDKDYYQNQTKQYYPEINTFEQDQSWVRSKYSHDSSRSTNHSAESLIRHQQKHASIIKSGSKNQNLTNKQTNCYRTSQKPSYNNNENFSNYYNQPNSNYLYENRNELDKQSSSYQIPTNFYTPPTTTKHNISNYIPLPTTFSMTSSSYNKPVQHFNQNTNNYYNSSSNVNTLTNFNLSTIFPEMIDKEPNITPLGVPSKNNEFDVMNNYGTNIHSSY; encoded by the exons atgggCGGTAAAAAAGCACCatc TAAAAATCGTTTATATGAAAAAGAACGAAGAGATCGTTTGAATGTTAGTTTTGAAGAATTGCGAACTGTTCTTCCACCATCGGACTCTAATGCTTCACTGGGTAAAGCTGACATTATTAACCATGCAATTGATTTAATTCGTGtattacaaaatgaaaaattgaagaCTTCAAGTATGCATA GAAAGGAATTAGTTCGCTTACAAAATAAAGTAACCCATTTATGTACAAGAATCAAACACCTAATATCCATTTTGAaagaatcaaaaattaaaataccaaaagaTAGGTCTATTAAAAAGACATCAATACAAAAtagatcaaaaataaaacttaaaaaagattCTGGTGTcagaaatagtaatataaaaaagtttaaaaacaaacaaaagttAGCTCAAAAAGTAAGGCCTATTACTTTAACTACTAAACCTGTTAATATACCAGTTTTAACTTCAACTAAGCctacatttattttaccaaatgggcatttgataaaaattgacACTGCACCTATTATACCTCAGTCACAAATCATATTTGATATACCTAAAATACTTTTGTTACCAGATTATAAAAATTCAGAGGTATTAATTGctccaaaaaaaaatgatgcaaCTATTACTACATCTATGAACAAAAGACCTATACCATCATTAGTAACATACAATagattattaaaagaaaataatttgttgaaGGATAATGAAGTAGaactaacaaacaataaaaaagtaaatagtaaatctgaaaataaaaatgaatctaataaaatacaaaaagttgaaaaaaacacaaacaaaaatgtaatagaaaaaAGTGATAAACTAGGTTGTACAGAACCAGTAAAATCAAATGATAATAGATGTACAACAAGTCACACAATTGAAGCTATAGTTAAGGATATCAATcaagataaaaatgaaaaatctattGAAAGAGAAGAAATTGTAACATGTAGGAATATTAGTgatgaaaataaacatttattaaaatctgttgaaacagataataataaaacaacaactAATTCTCCAGAGTGTTTATCAACGGCTCAAACTACATCAACTGTTGTTAattcattaagtatattaacGGAAGAAAATCAAAGAAAATCAATAGAAACAGCAAAAAACATTATCTCTTGTTTTGATGACATACGGTTACCAATACCAAACACAGATTTTTCTACAGATTTATTTAGTTCTCTCCAAGGGCCAGTTGGAGGACATCATGCGGATTCAATGTCTCCCACAGAAGCTTTTCTCCTTTCTTTTCCCCTGGTTTCTACttcaaaaaatactaatattttaaatgaatctgAACAAACTGAAATGCATTCAGCTACTCCCACAACAATATTGCAAATTGGGAACTTAGAATCTCCAGCTACAGAATTATTCCAGAAAAATGATGATGATTGTGAAAAGGatcaaaataaagataaaatgaaAGATCAATTTGGTTTTAATGTTAAACCATACTATAATGATGGATATTTAGACATTAATAAAAAGAATGATCAACATTACGGTTATAaagaagttaaaaagttaaaggcAATACCTCCACCTCAACCAACTGCTTCTACTTATCATAAAACATCATATAATGATATTTCTTCTTATTATAGAACAACTCAATCAAATTCTGATCTTTGGAGGTATACTAGTTATAATTCGTTtgataaaaatcttaataaaaatactaaaaagacTGATAAATCAACATCTACAGCATTTGCAAATAATGTTCCTTATGTACCGTATGACTTAAATACAGTAAATTCAATTAATACAACTACATATATTGATACTGAAAATTATCAAGAAGTTTGGCCTCACaaaccaaaacaaaaaaagaaacaaaatgaAAAGAGTGTTCCAGTTAACTGGATGACAGATAAAAGTTGTCAAAATTCTTATGCTAAAAAAGATGACTATAATtatcaaaagaaaaacaattttgatatgTCTTTTGATTTGCAGTCCGAACCTAAACAAGCATATTCATGGTCACCATCAAAAACTATCCCTTTATTACCTCATTTGGATACTAATATGCCTTCTACATTACCAACTCTAGTAGGAGATTtagctttaaatattaatacaggcTCCAATACTCCATTTGACCAAAGAGTTTAcgaatgtaacaaaaaaaatgataatataattcctGTTACAAGTACTGAGCAAAATATGCTTAATTATAAATCTCGTTCTGTTAATTCAAATTTCCTATCTGTCAGTCAGTTAGTAGAACAACCCAAGTCAAATGACAAACGTAAAGGAAGAAGTTGTGCTAAGGATTATTGTTGTGTGTATCAAAATCAGAAAACTGATAaagattattatcaaaatcaaaCCAAACAATATTATCCTGAGATTAATACATTTGAACAAGATCAGTCTTGGGTACGATCAAAATATTCACATGATTCTAGTAGATCAACTAATCATAGTGCTGAATCTTTAATTAGACATCAACAAAAACATGCTTCTATTATAAAATCTggttcaaaaaatcaaaatttaactaataaacaaACTAATTGTTATAGAACAAGCCAAAAACcaagttataataacaatgaaaattttagcaattattataatcaacccAATAGTAATTATCTATATGAAAATAGAAATGAGCTAGATAAACAATCATCTTCATACCAAATACCAACTAATTTCTATACTCCTCCAACAACTACAAagcataatatttcaaattatatacctCTTCCTACAACATTTAGTATGACAAGTTCAAGTTATAATAAACCAGTTCAACATTTTAATCagaacacaaataattattataacagcaGTAGTAATGTGAATACTTTAACAAACTTCAATTTGAGTACTATATTTCCAGAAATGATTGATAAG gaacCAAATATAACACCATTAGGTGTACcaagtaaaaataatgaatttgatgttatgaataattatgGAACCAACATACATTCATCTTATTAA
- the LOC132930325 gene encoding WW domain-binding protein 11: MGRRSINTTKSGKYMNPTDQARKEARKKELKKNKKQRMIVRTAVLKGKDPLQILAEMEKIDQMEYNVVQPSPLNEKVLREKRRKLKETFDRVMKMYVKDELDKYHEIKRAESEYEKRRFKLISYFDAVKTAQQVSVDEIPLPVMTSNIPLPASDTGYNSIELPLGILKKPPLYTSPPMSPISGTKKRPPGVPPGVPPILTDEEKDDDDYEDDSSDGETAPKRSRTLRFAELEDSGKENKTTDDIEMFMREIDEVQKRSSTGKNEDSNEIPLPLPAPSGRLPPGLPPSLPVGVPPPMPYRGPAGRMPPGPPPGRPPMLPPGPPPGLPPRMHVRLPPGPPPGMPPRMMRYNSGMHNNMNTAAAAVAAAAAAAAAVTPNIVSAEPQLINRDEAQNNTGSTIEAKPKMRNLAADITRFLPTSIRVKRDDGRPNKRDNAWEQHKAAEYKSNIAASNQQAGQQTKDDAYMQFMQEMEGLL; encoded by the exons atgggGAGGCGTTCAATAAACACCACTAAAAGTGGTAAATATATGAATCCCACAGATCAAGCGA GAAAGGAAGCCAGAAaaaaggaattaaaaaaaaataaaaaacagcgTATGATTGTTAGAACCGCTGTATTGAAAGGAAAAGATCCATTACAAATACTTGCTGAAATGGAAAAAATTGATCAAATGG AATACAATGTTGTTCAGCCATCTCCTCTCAATGAAAAAGTATTAAGAGAAAAAAGAAGAAAACTTAAAGAAACATTTGATCGAGttatgaaaatgtat gtAAAAGATGAGCTTGATAAATATCATGAAATCAAACGAGCAGAATCTGAGTATGAGAAACGTCGTTTCAAGCTAATATCATACTTTGATGCAGTAAAAACAGCTCAACAAGTATCAGTTGATGAAATTCCATTACCTGTTATGACATCAAATATTCCATTACCTGCTTCTGATACAGGATATAATTCTATTGAATTGCCTTTAGGAATATTGAAAAAACCACCATTATATac tagtcCACCAATGTCACCAATATCTGGTACAAAAAAACGACCACCGGGTGTGCCTCCAGGAGTACCACCAATATTAACAGATGAAGAAAAGGATGATGATGATTATGAAGATGATTCTAGCGACGGAGAAACTG ctCCAAAACGTTCCCGCACATTAAGATTTGCTGAACTAGAGGATTCTGGTAAAGAAAACAAAACTACTGACGATATAGAGATGTTCATGAGAGAG atTGATGAAGTTCAAAAGAGGAGTTCTACTGGAAAGAATGAAGACTCTAATGAAATTCCCTTACCATTACCTGCTCCATCAGGACGTTTACCTCCAGGGTTACCACCAA GTTTACCCGTTGGTGTTCCTCCTCCTATGCCATACCGTGGACCTGCTGGTAGAATGCCTCCAGGTCCACCTCCTGGTCGACCACCAATGTTACCTCCTGGACCTCCGCCTGGTTTACCACCACGCATGCATGTAAGATTACCCCCTGGACCCCCTCCAGGAATGCCACCAAGAATGATGAGGTATAACTCtggtatgcataataatatgaatacagcTGCGGCAGccgttgctgctgctgctgctgctgctgctgcagtaACACCGAATATTGTAAGTGCCGAACCTCAACTTATTAATCGTGATGAAGCTCAAAATAATACTGGATCTACTATTGAAGCAAAACCAAAAATgag AAATCTTGCAGCTGATATTACACGATTCTTGCCTACATCAATCCGAGTGAAAAGAGATGATGGTAGACCAAATAAACGAGATAATGCATGGGAACAACATAAAGCTGCAgaatataaatctaatattgCTGCCAGTAACCAACAAGCTGGACAACAGACTAAAGATGATGCATATATGCAATTTATGCAAGAAATGGAAGGGCTCCTTTGA